The nucleotide window AGCAGAGGCGATCGCGGCCACCACGCAGGCCAACGCGGCGAATCCGAAGGCGATGCCGAGTCCGGCGGAGAACGGCTGCGAGATCAACGAGGGAAAGAATTCTCGGCCCGTCAGGTAGGCGGCCTGAGGTGCGGCCAGCCGACCGAGCACGGTCGGTCCGAGCAGGGTCTGGACCGGGTTGTAGCCCAGCAGCGAGGCGAACAACACGCTGACCGGTGGCAGAGCGCCGATCTCGGCCGCGGAGGCCGCCGGCACACCTTGCGCGGTCAGTCCGGCCGTCAACGTGTGCGGCAGCGTCCGGGCCAGGCCGGTGATCATCAACGAGAAGAAGATGCCGATGCTGAGCACCATCGCGGAGTTCTGGAAGGTCGTACTCATCCCGGCCCCGACACCGCGCTGGTGCGCCGGCAGGCTGTTCATGATGCCGGCCCGGTTGGGTGCGGCGAACATGCCCATTCCGAGACCGTTGATCAACAACGCCACGGCGAACTGCCAGTAGGCGAAGTCGACCGGCAACACGTACAACCAGACGAAGCTGGCCGCGGCGACCAGCATCCCTACGGTGGCGAAGGTTCTGGCGCCGAAGCGATCGGACAACCATCCCGAGGTCGGCCCCGCCACCAGGAAGCCCACGGTCAGCGGCAGCATGTAGATGCCGGCCCACAACGGCGTCGACTCGAAGCTGTAACCGTGGATCGGCAACCAGATCCCCTGCAGCCAGATGATCATGATGAACATCAGCCCGCCGCGCCCCAGCGCACTCAGCAACGACGCGATGTTGCCCGCTGCGAAGGCGCGGATCTTGAACAGCTCGATCCGAAACATCGGCTCGGCCACCCGGGTCTCGATCACGCAGAAGACGACCAGCACCGCACCGCCGCCGATCAACGCGGTCAGCACCCACGGATTGGTCCAGCCCATCGTGTGGCCGGCGTAGGGCTGGATCCCGTAGGTGATTCCGACCAGCACCGAGATCAAGCCGATGGCGAAGGTGATGTTGCCCCACCAGTCCATCCGAGCATGCCGGCGGACGCCGGTGTCGTGCAGCTTGAGGTAGGCCCAGACCGTACCGAACAGTCCGAACGGCACCGAGACCAGGAACACCAGATGCCACTCGATCGGTCCGAGCAGACCGCCGATCACCAAGCCGACAAAGGATCCGGCGATTCCGGCCACCTGGTTGAGCCCGAGACCGAAGCCGCGTTGATCAACCGGGAAGGCGTCGGTGATGATCGCATTCGAGTTGGCCATCAACATCGCACCGCCGACGCCCTGCAGTACCCGCATGATGATCAACCACAACACCGCCGGCGTGCCGTGCATCCAGGTGATCGACAACAGGATCGAGAACAAGGTGAACACGGCGAAACCGGCGTTGTACATCCGCACTCTGCCGTACATGTCGCCGAGCCGCCCGAAGCTGACCACCAGGACCGCGGTGACCAGCAGATAGCCCATGATCACCCACAGCAGCAGGCTGGTGTTGCCCGGTGCCAGCGGATTGATCCTGATCCCGCGGAAGATGTCCGGCAGCGCGATCAGCAGGATGGACGAGTTGATCACAGCCATCAGTACGCCGAGGGTGGTGTTGGACAGCACGATCCACTTGTAGTGCGGGCTGCGTACCGCGATCCGGGCGCGCTCTGCTCGACTCATGCTCATCATCGGACCCCTGGATCCAACTCAGGAAGGGCGAACAGTTAGTTGTCGTGTACTAACCAGTCCCGACGTTAGGCCCGATCCGTGCCGGGCGCGGTCGCTTCTCAGCCCACTGCCAGCCCCGGCGACCGTCCGGCCGAAAAAGTCCTGAGCTTCGGTTGCTCAGAACAGCAGGGCGGTGGCGGGGTCAGAGAGGATGGCAGCGACGTCGGCCAGGAAGCGGGAGCCCTGTTCCCCGTCGACGATGCGGTGGTCGAAGGAGACGGCCAGGGTGGTGACCCAGCGCGGTTCGATCCGTTCGTCGGCTCCGGTGCCGACCACCCACGGGCGACGATTGATCGCGCCGACCGCCAGGATGCCGGATTCGCCCGGGTTGAGGATCGGCGTACCGGCGTCGACACCGAAGACTCCGACGTTGGTGATGGTGAACGTGCCTCCGGCCAGATCCGCCGGCTGACTCTTGCCCTCGCGAGCGACCATGATCAACTTCTGCAACGCTCCGGCCAGCTCGCGCAGGCTCATCAGGTCGGCGTTCTTGATCTTGGGCACAACCAGGCCCCGCGGGGTGGCAGCAGCGATGCCGAGGTTGACCGCGCCGTGCTGGACGATCTCCTGCGCCGGCTCGTCCCAACGTGAATTCATCGAGGGCGTACGCCGTAGGGCCAACAGGCAGGCCTTTGCGATGATCAACAGCGGCGAGACCTTGACCTCGGCGAATTCCTTGCGTGCCTTGATCGATTCGACCAGCGCCATCGTCGCGGACACGTCGCAGGTGACCCACTCGGTGACGTGCGGCGCGGTGAACGCGGAAGTCACCATGGCCTGCGCGGTTGCCTTGCGGACGCCCTTGATCGGGATTCGTACGTCCTGGCGACCGGGGGCCGGTGCTCTCGTCGTGTCGGATTCCGGTCCTTCGACAAGCTCAGGACCCTTGGAGGCCGGCTCAGGAGCATTGGAGGCTGCGGATTCGACGTCGTCGCGGGTGATCACGCCGCCCGGTCCGCTGCCGTTCACGGCAGCAAGATCAACTCCAAGATCCTTGGCCAGCTTGCGAACCGGCGGTTTGGCCAGCACCCGGCCACCGCTGGGATGCGGCTCGGCATGGGGCTGACCGGGCTGCGGCAGCGGATCGCCGACCGGCTCGGCCGGAACCGGGTGCAACGGCGCCGGCTCGCCGTGCCGGTAGGAGACCGGGTGGTCGGTGCCGAACGCGTCGGCCACCGCCGCATGCGGTTCCTCCGGCTTGTCGGCGACCTTGCGGGCCCGGCGCTTGGTGGAGCCTGCGCGGGCCCCATAGCCGACCAATACGGGTTCGCGTTTGCCGGGATCGGCCTGCTGTGGTTGGGCTTCTTGCCCTTCGGCGGGCTCAGGGCCCTTCGGAGCGGCTTCCTGCCCTCGGGTGGATCCCGACCGTTCGACAGGCTCAGGGACCGTGACGGAGGTGCCGTCGTCAATGGTGATGATCGGGGTGCCGACGTCGACGGTGTCGCCCTCGCCGACCAGCAACTCCGTCACCGTTCCCGCGTACGGGCTGGGCAATTCGACGATCGACTTGCTGGTCTCGACCTCGAGCAGGATGTCGTTGATCTTGACCTGATCACCCGGAGCGACGTGCCAGCTGACGATGTCCGCCTCGACCAGCCCCTCGCCGGGATCGGGCAATCGGAACTGCTTCATGATCACTCTCCTCAGAAGGCCAGTGAGCGGTCGACGCCGTCCAGCACTCGATCAAGATCAGGAAGATACTCTTCCTCCAGCCGGCTTGCCGGGTAGGGAATGTCGAAGCCACCGACGCGCAGCACCGGCGCCTCCAGCGAGTAGAAGCAGTGCTCGCCGATCCGCGCGGCGATCTCGCCACCCAGACCACCGCTGACCGCGGCCTCGTGCACGATGATCACCCGACCGGTCTTCTGCGCCGACTCGGTGATCATGGTCATGTCCAACGGGGACAGCGTTCGCAGGTCGATGACCTCGAGGCTGCGCCCCTCGTCCTCGGCGGCGGTGGCGGCGTCCAGGCACACCTTCACCATCGGCCCGTACGCCAACACGGTGACGTCGCTGCCCGGCCGTACCACCGAGGACGTGTGCAGGGGTTGCGGTTCGGTGTGCTCGTCCACCTCGCCGCGTTCGTGGTAGCGACGCTTCGGCTCGAAGAAGATCACCGGATCGTCGGACGCTACCGCCTGCTGGATCATCCAGTACGCGTCGTGGGCGTTCGACGGCGAGACGACCTTGAGCCCTGGCGTGTGGCAGAAGTACGCCTCGGGTGACTCGCTGTGGTGCTCGACGGCTCCAATCCCTCCTCCGTACGGGATCCGGATCACCACCGGCATCTTGAGCCGGCCGGCGGATCGGTTGCGCATCTTGGCGACCTGGTTCACGATCTGGTCGAAGGCGGGCATGGTGAAGCCGTCGAACTGCATCTCGCAGACCGGACGATAGCCACGCAGCGCCATCCCCACCGCGGTGCCGACGATGCCGGACTCGGCCAGCGGCGAATCGATCACCCGCGCTTCGCCGAAATCCTTCTGCAAACCTTCGGTGACACGGAAAACTCCGCCCAGCTTGCCGATGTCCTCACCGGCCAGCACCACCTTCGGGTCGGCTTCCAGCGCGCGCCGCAAACCGGCGTTCAAC belongs to Microlunatus elymi and includes:
- a CDS encoding MFS transporter, with product MSRAERARIAVRSPHYKWIVLSNTTLGVLMAVINSSILLIALPDIFRGIRINPLAPGNTSLLLWVIMGYLLVTAVLVVSFGRLGDMYGRVRMYNAGFAVFTLFSILLSITWMHGTPAVLWLIIMRVLQGVGGAMLMANSNAIITDAFPVDQRGFGLGLNQVAGIAGSFVGLVIGGLLGPIEWHLVFLVSVPFGLFGTVWAYLKLHDTGVRRHARMDWWGNITFAIGLISVLVGITYGIQPYAGHTMGWTNPWVLTALIGGGAVLVVFCVIETRVAEPMFRIELFKIRAFAAGNIASLLSALGRGGLMFIMIIWLQGIWLPIHGYSFESTPLWAGIYMLPLTVGFLVAGPTSGWLSDRFGARTFATVGMLVAAASFVWLYVLPVDFAYWQFAVALLINGLGMGMFAAPNRAGIMNSLPAHQRGVGAGMSTTFQNSAMVLSIGIFFSLMITGLARTLPHTLTAGLTAQGVPAASAAEIGALPPVSVLFASLLGYNPVQTLLGPTVLGRLAAPQAAYLTGREFFPSLISQPFSAGLGIAFGFAALACVVAAIASALRGGKYVHVDAPEVAEDQQPAGSRSEG
- a CDS encoding dihydrolipoamide acetyltransferase family protein, with protein sequence MKQFRLPDPGEGLVEADIVSWHVAPGDQVKINDILLEVETSKSIVELPSPYAGTVTELLVGEGDTVDVGTPIITIDDGTSVTVPEPVERSGSTRGQEAAPKGPEPAEGQEAQPQQADPGKREPVLVGYGARAGSTKRRARKVADKPEEPHAAVADAFGTDHPVSYRHGEPAPLHPVPAEPVGDPLPQPGQPHAEPHPSGGRVLAKPPVRKLAKDLGVDLAAVNGSGPGGVITRDDVESAASNAPEPASKGPELVEGPESDTTRAPAPGRQDVRIPIKGVRKATAQAMVTSAFTAPHVTEWVTCDVSATMALVESIKARKEFAEVKVSPLLIIAKACLLALRRTPSMNSRWDEPAQEIVQHGAVNLGIAAATPRGLVVPKIKNADLMSLRELAGALQKLIMVAREGKSQPADLAGGTFTITNVGVFGVDAGTPILNPGESGILAVGAINRRPWVVGTGADERIEPRWVTTLAVSFDHRIVDGEQGSRFLADVAAILSDPATALLF
- a CDS encoding alpha-ketoacid dehydrogenase subunit beta is translated as MSRLTIAKALNAGLRRALEADPKVVLAGEDIGKLGGVFRVTEGLQKDFGEARVIDSPLAESGIVGTAVGMALRGYRPVCEMQFDGFTMPAFDQIVNQVAKMRNRSAGRLKMPVVIRIPYGGGIGAVEHHSESPEAYFCHTPGLKVVSPSNAHDAYWMIQQAVASDDPVIFFEPKRRYHERGEVDEHTEPQPLHTSSVVRPGSDVTVLAYGPMVKVCLDAATAAEDEGRSLEVIDLRTLSPLDMTMITESAQKTGRVIIVHEAAVSGGLGGEIAARIGEHCFYSLEAPVLRVGGFDIPYPASRLEEEYLPDLDRVLDGVDRSLAF